The segment cgtgtgttttttttatttattaggtttttgttacttaaataaacattaatcttttataaacatgataattcttaagagttaatattattttgaaaaacgtCAATATACTAATTCACGAGTTTAACAATATGGGAAGACTATggatgttgtttttaattgcaCTGTTTCATTTGTTTGTGTTAACTGAAAGTTCACGTGTTACGGTATATCAAGGAGATACACTACCTCATCATGGAAGATGTGAACCAATAACGATACCTTTCTGCCAACAAATAAGATACAATCAAACGATTTTTCCCAATTTACTAAACCACGCTAGACAAGAGGAGGCAGACCTGGCAGTTCGACAGTTTACTCCtttcataaaagtaaattgttcACCGGACCTAAAATTCTTCTTATGTTCTGTATATGCCCCGGTgtgtacaattttaaacactCCCATACCGCCTTGTCGTCATTTGTGTGAATCGGCAAAACAAAATTGCTATAAGCTCATTGTGAGCTTTTCCTCTCCATGGCCGAAAGAATTAGAGTGCTCAAATTTTCCTGAAGTAACAggtgaaaatgttatttgcgTTGGAGATAACAATGTCACTCATGAATCTCGGAAACCACCAGAAAATAAACTACCAAAAGTAGATTACAAGTATAACTATGACAGAGACCCGACAAAATTACAAGGAGCAAAAGATTATGGGTTTGTTTGTCCTGTTCAGTTCAAAATTCCTAAAAGTCTAGATTTGGAATATTCTCTGAAAGTTGGCTCAAAAGTTGAATCTGATTGTGGAGCCCCGTGTAATGGAATGTTTTTTAGTgaagatgaaaaaaattttgccAGATTATGGATAGGCACATGGGCCACATTATGTACCGTTAGCTGCCTTTTCACTGTCCTGACCTTCCTAATAGACACAGACAGGTTCCGGTACCCTGAGAGACCAATAATATTTCTGTCAGTATGCTATTTAATGGTTGCTGCAGCCTATGTAATGGGATGGAGTTCAGGAGATACTGTGAGTTGTCAGGGCCCATTTCCTTTAACAGTGAGCGGTACCAGATTACCAAACACTTCAGTAATAACACAAGGAACAAAACATGAACCATGCACAATCCTCTTTATGGTAGTATATTTCTTCAGTATGGCATCAAGTATTTGGTGGGTAATATTAACCCTCACGTGGTTCTTAGCAGCTGGACTTAAGTGGGGTCATGAAGCCATTGAAGCCAATTCTCAGTATTTTCATTTAGCAGCATGGGCAGTGCCtgctattaaaacaatttcaattttagctATGGGAAAAGTAGATGGTAAGTAGATTCTGTCTCTGTAAATCaagaacattataattatttaaaaaaaattatattataaaagcaaatactaatttttatcttaaccTGATGTTGGCAATATAGAACTACCAAATAAGTTAAATCCATATGGgattacagaaataaataaattagcttTTTAgactattaaatttcaatgctGTTATGAATCAtatcttgtatataaataaagacatttatatttcaggtGATGTTTTATCTGGTGTATGCTATGTTGGACTATGGGATTCTGAAGCTCTACGAGGATTTGTTTTGGCACCATTATGTGTTTATCTTGTTTTAGGAACAATTTTCTTGTTTGCTGGTTTTGTTTCTCTATTTAGAATAAGAACTGTCATGAAGCATGATGGTACTAAAACTGacaaattagaaaaattaatgattcgTATTGGCATATTTGGAGTTTTGTATACAGTACCAGCATTGATTGTCATtgcatgtttattttatgaacagGTACATTTTGATAGTTGGATGTTGACATGGCATCGTGATATGTGTTCCAAGCCTGTATATTCTATTCCTTGTCCATTTACACCCCATGAAGTAGACAGGCCAAAATTTGAAATGTTCATGATAAAGTACCTCATGACAATGATAGTTGGGATTACTTCAAGTTTTTGGATTTGGTCTGGCAAAACCTTAGTATCTTGGCGtcaattttttgataaaataaaaggtagACGAGTGGAGGCTTATGTATGATAAGGAGAggcatttttcttttattatgcTGGACTCAATGGTGATATGATCAAACAAAACTGTTGTGATGTTTATATGATTACTAAAGTATTAACTTATGGCACCAGTATTGTTTTGacttatattcattttttaaaagcttaagtcaatattttttaagtaatgaaaTGATAACAAGAAGTCCTTCCATTTGTTATTACATGGTACAACattttacaatgtttttttttttattttataaacaatttttttgtatgtttattctCTATAACATCTACAAATCATTTGACATGggccatatttatttttttatactattttttactcttattttaagaaatcttGAGATTAATGATAAGGCTGATTGTGTACATATTCATGAACTTTTGTTTCTCAACTGTTAGTAATGTAAGTACCCtaggtatta is part of the Danaus plexippus chromosome 2, MEX_DaPlex, whole genome shotgun sequence genome and harbors:
- the LOC116779717 gene encoding frizzled-7, with amino-acid sequence MGRLWMLFLIALFHLFVLTESSRVTVYQGDTLPHHGRCEPITIPFCQQIRYNQTIFPNLLNHARQEEADLAVRQFTPFIKVNCSPDLKFFLCSVYAPVCTILNTPIPPCRHLCESAKQNCYKLIVSFSSPWPKELECSNFPEVTGENVICVGDNNVTHESRKPPENKLPKVDYKYNYDRDPTKLQGAKDYGFVCPVQFKIPKSLDLEYSLKVGSKVESDCGAPCNGMFFSEDEKNFARLWIGTWATLCTVSCLFTVLTFLIDTDRFRYPERPIIFLSVCYLMVAAAYVMGWSSGDTVSCQGPFPLTVSGTRLPNTSVITQGTKHEPCTILFMVVYFFSMASSIWWVILTLTWFLAAGLKWGHEAIEANSQYFHLAAWAVPAIKTISILAMGKVDGDVLSGVCYVGLWDSEALRGFVLAPLCVYLVLGTIFLFAGFVSLFRIRTVMKHDGTKTDKLEKLMIRIGIFGVLYTVPALIVIACLFYEQVHFDSWMLTWHRDMCSKPVYSIPCPFTPHEVDRPKFEMFMIKYLMTMIVGITSSFWIWSGKTLVSWRQFFDKIKGRRVEAYV